From a region of the Nothobranchius furzeri strain GRZ-AD chromosome 12, NfurGRZ-RIMD1, whole genome shotgun sequence genome:
- the emp2 gene encoding epithelial membrane protein 2 isoform X3 — protein sequence MKPNKSSDCNDSTRSRRRGGCLHRRLCCSAAFLHCSIGSVSLSLTRCWTIIRLQGLSTLLLGLVKRDQRRPSGAALLTRSSRLSTSGGPTPGVGLGISTRGCGPYRQLSSARELIRTAEAQANRRVCRRAVCSLIS from the exons ATGAAAC CGAACAAGAGCTCAGATTGTAACGACAGCACCAG ATCAAGGAGGCGGGGGGGGTGTCTCCACCGGAGACTctgttgttctgctgcttttctgcactGTTCCATTGGATCTGTTTCCCTGTCGTTGACCCGGTGCTGGACCATCATCCGGCTCCAAGGCCTCTCCACCCTGCTGCTCGGGCTGGTTAAACGGGATCAGCGGAGACCATCGGGAGCGGCTCTTCTCACTCGCTCCTCTAGACTGAGTACCAGCGGAGGACCTACACCCGGTGTGGGTTTGGGTATTTCAACGAGGGGCTGCGGGCCCTACCGGCAGCTGTCGTCGGCCCGGGAGCTCATAAGGACGGCTGAGGCTCAGGCTAATAGACGCGTGTGCAGGCGAGCTGTATGCTCGCTCATTTCCTGA
- the emp2 gene encoding epithelial membrane protein 2 isoform X1 encodes MKPNKSSDCNDSTRNCCMWSSQRNGRLLFILCASKKWYVHLRSSPLSCGCRVMLVNVSSRSRRRGGCLHRRLCCSAAFLHCSIGSVSLSLTRCWTIIRLQGLSTLLLGLVKRDQRRPSGAALLTRSSRLSTSGGPTPGVGLGISTRGCGPYRQLSSARELIRTAEAQANRRVCRRAVCSLIS; translated from the exons ATGAAAC CGAACAAGAGCTCAGATTGTAACGACAGCACCAG GAATTGTTGCATGTGGTCCTCCCAGAGGAATGGAAGACTTCTCTTTATCCTATGTGCTTCAAAGAAGTGGTATGTACATCTGCGCTCCTCTCCACTTAGCTGTGGCTGTAGGGTAATGCTAGTTAATGTGTCTTCCAGATCAAGGAGGCGGGGGGGGTGTCTCCACCGGAGACTctgttgttctgctgcttttctgcactGTTCCATTGGATCTGTTTCCCTGTCGTTGACCCGGTGCTGGACCATCATCCGGCTCCAAGGCCTCTCCACCCTGCTGCTCGGGCTGGTTAAACGGGATCAGCGGAGACCATCGGGAGCGGCTCTTCTCACTCGCTCCTCTAGACTGAGTACCAGCGGAGGACCTACACCCGGTGTGGGTTTGGGTATTTCAACGAGGGGCTGCGGGCCCTACCGGCAGCTGTCGTCGGCCCGGGAGCTCATAAGGACGGCTGAGGCTCAGGCTAATAGACGCGTGTGCAGGCGAGCTGTATGCTCGCTCATTTCCTGA